A DNA window from Methanooceanicella nereidis contains the following coding sequences:
- a CDS encoding hydrolase: MKGKIHGLLTPDNCMLILVDFQPQMAFAVNSIDDQLLINNAVGLARSAKIFRIPTILTTVAEKSFSGPMFSQLQEVFPDVKPIDRTNMNFMEDEDVVDSIKMSGRKKLLIAGLWTEICVALPAINALEAGYEVYVVADACGDVSEVAHDMAMHRMIQAGAVPVTWLQVLLELQRDWARQETYDEVLKVAKEHAGAYGVGIQYAEAVLKK; this comes from the coding sequence ATGAAAGGAAAGATACACGGGCTGCTGACCCCTGATAATTGCATGCTTATCCTTGTCGATTTTCAGCCCCAGATGGCATTCGCGGTAAACTCGATAGACGACCAGCTATTGATCAACAACGCAGTCGGGCTCGCCAGGTCCGCCAAAATATTCAGGATACCCACGATCCTGACGACAGTAGCAGAAAAAAGCTTCAGCGGCCCGATGTTCTCACAGTTGCAGGAGGTTTTCCCGGACGTGAAACCCATAGACCGTACGAACATGAATTTTATGGAAGACGAAGATGTCGTGGATTCCATTAAAATGTCGGGCAGAAAAAAGTTGCTCATAGCGGGACTATGGACCGAGATATGCGTCGCCCTGCCCGCCATCAATGCGCTTGAGGCCGGGTACGAGGTGTATGTGGTAGCGGACGCATGCGGAGACGTAAGCGAAGTGGCACATGACATGGCGATGCATCGGATGATACAGGCAGGTGCGGTGCCGGTGACCTGGCTGCAGGTGCTGCTGGAACTACAGAGGGATTGGGCGCGACAGGAGACTTATGACGAAGTCCTGAAGGTGGCAAAAGAGCATGCCGGAGCTTACGGCGTGGGCATACAGTATGCAGAGGCCGTATTAAAAAAATAA
- a CDS encoding symporter small accessory protein, with the protein MLGINDTWILMGYILTIGFTLACILYGLLNWNKGGDEHGS; encoded by the coding sequence ATGCTGGGTATTAATGACACCTGGATATTAATGGGTTACATACTTACGATCGGTTTTACGCTGGCCTGCATCCTGTACGGTCTGCTTAACTGGAATAAAGGCGGGGATGAGCATGGCAGTTGA
- a CDS encoding phosphoglycerate kinase → MGCIVMERDYYTMDDFSFDGKTVLLRVEFNSPMGPKGEILDDKRIRESLPTIKGLEDSKLVLLAHQSRPGKKDFTTMEEHARRLQKYVKQNVRYVDDIFGWNARSHIMNMEKGDVLMLENVRFYSEETLEQSPEAHSKTHLVKKLAPVAQIFLNDAFGASHRSQCSLVGFTPVLPSGAGRLMEKEIDSLNEALTGGGETIYVLGGAKVDDSISVTKNVLEKKIASKVLVTGVVANVFMAASGIRIGKPNMDFLEKNDYIGQIDLAKTILKAFDGKVVLPSDVAINKDGKREEINVMDLPTDYLISDIGQATILSFSDMIRHADKVIINGPSGIFENPEFSAGTNDILMAATRAKFSVIGGGHSSAAVEQLGIEDRISHVSTGGGACIDFLSGKNMPAIEALKAAKARIQK, encoded by the coding sequence ATGGGATGTATAGTTATGGAGCGCGACTATTACACGATGGACGATTTTTCTTTTGATGGAAAGACTGTGCTGCTTAGAGTGGAGTTTAATTCACCAATGGGCCCTAAAGGCGAGATACTCGACGATAAGAGGATCAGGGAAAGTCTGCCGACCATAAAGGGACTGGAAGACTCGAAGCTGGTGCTTCTTGCCCACCAGAGCAGGCCCGGGAAAAAGGATTTCACCACCATGGAAGAGCACGCCAGGCGCCTCCAGAAGTACGTAAAACAAAACGTAAGGTACGTGGACGACATTTTTGGCTGGAACGCCAGGTCTCATATCATGAACATGGAAAAGGGCGACGTCCTGATGCTTGAGAACGTCAGGTTTTATTCCGAAGAGACGCTGGAGCAAAGCCCTGAAGCCCACTCAAAGACACATCTCGTTAAAAAACTTGCACCTGTCGCGCAGATCTTCCTGAACGATGCCTTTGGCGCTTCCCACCGGTCCCAGTGTTCGCTGGTCGGCTTCACTCCCGTGCTGCCGTCAGGCGCCGGCAGGCTGATGGAAAAGGAGATAGATTCCCTCAACGAAGCGCTGACGGGAGGAGGGGAGACGATATACGTCCTCGGCGGCGCCAAGGTGGACGACAGCATAAGCGTCACAAAGAACGTGCTCGAGAAAAAGATCGCGAGCAAGGTCCTGGTCACAGGGGTCGTAGCGAACGTGTTCATGGCCGCGAGCGGCATAAGGATAGGAAAGCCTAACATGGACTTCCTGGAGAAAAACGATTATATCGGCCAGATCGACCTGGCAAAGACCATTCTTAAGGCTTTTGACGGCAAGGTCGTATTGCCGTCGGATGTAGCGATAAACAAGGACGGAAAGCGCGAGGAGATAAACGTCATGGATCTGCCGACGGACTATCTTATATCCGACATAGGGCAGGCGACAATACTGAGCTTCTCCGACATGATAAGGCATGCGGATAAGGTCATCATCAACGGCCCCTCCGGCATATTCGAGAACCCGGAGTTCAGCGCCGGCACGAACGACATACTGATGGCCGCCACCAGGGCGAAATTCTCCGTGATAGGCGGAGGCCACAGCTCTGCGGCAGTGGAGCAGCTTGGCATCGAGGACCGGATCTCGCATGTTTCTACGGGCGGCGGGGCCTGCATAGACTTCCTGTCGGGCAAGAACATGCCGGCGATAGAGGCATTAAAGGCTGCAAAGGCAAGGATACAAAAATAA
- a CDS encoding TrmB family transcriptional regulator yields MFVRSHMNQQFDEKTISTLTMFGLTEYEAKVFLTLVTRGAMEASKVSNISGLPRPHTYSVLKGLQNRGLVTIIPEAINRYRAVPLDEGLDILIEEREKEMSNLHMARERLLSDIRPKEAIPSNDQASVLLYYGRQNIYKLVDEMFSRCDNGCDIMTTANGIVRFYKYFSDKASEFRNRDVKVRFIAPVTPEVNDIALKLSRLVDLRCIDTLPYIRFVLVDDIEVLFAEYPEDDFKSTGKEMGIWINQEDLARMMKTMFDNTWKNTVPYPEKIQ; encoded by the coding sequence ATGTTTGTACGTAGCCATATGAACCAGCAGTTCGACGAAAAGACAATATCGACATTAACGATGTTCGGGCTTACGGAATATGAGGCAAAGGTCTTTCTCACCCTTGTCACCAGGGGTGCGATGGAGGCCAGCAAGGTCTCGAACATATCAGGCCTGCCGCGCCCACACACGTATTCTGTCCTGAAAGGGCTCCAGAACAGAGGGCTCGTGACGATAATACCGGAGGCTATCAACAGGTACAGGGCGGTGCCGCTCGACGAAGGCCTGGATATCCTGATAGAGGAGAGGGAAAAGGAGATGAGCAACCTCCACATGGCCAGGGAGAGGCTTCTTTCCGATATCAGGCCAAAAGAGGCGATACCCTCGAACGATCAGGCAAGCGTTCTCCTGTACTATGGCAGGCAAAATATCTATAAGCTGGTCGACGAGATGTTCTCGAGGTGCGATAACGGCTGCGACATAATGACCACGGCGAACGGTATTGTACGGTTTTATAAATATTTTAGCGACAAGGCGTCCGAGTTCAGGAACAGGGACGTAAAAGTCCGCTTTATTGCTCCGGTCACGCCCGAGGTCAACGACATTGCCCTGAAGCTGTCCCGCCTGGTGGATCTCAGGTGCATTGATACGCTGCCATATATCCGGTTCGTGCTTGTGGACGACATAGAGGTCCTTTTTGCGGAATATCCCGAGGATGACTTCAAGTCTACCGGCAAGGAGATGGGCATCTGGATAAACCAGGAAGACCTGGCCCGCATGATGAAGACCATGTTCGATAACACGTGGAAGAACACGGTCCCTTATCCTGAAAAGATACAGTGA
- a CDS encoding energy-coupling factor transporter transmembrane component T family protein, with protein sequence MKISAGTKIFALAIFGILTVMLSGAYEFAILFAVTIISMLALRVNINSLLRLFLPAIPVIAVISIAQAVLVEGGDVLASFWIVDITSTGAELAAASAARMILLYLAGSVVTITTSETEFADTVERSLRPLSRVTKTEIGRDIATMMMLAITFLPVIYSEYQSIRMAQESRGVSFKGPVNALKGILSITVPLLYALSNRADRVAIAMESRCYGIKDPRQYEKAAGAPFDAPAPVYRR encoded by the coding sequence ATGAAGATATCCGCGGGTACGAAGATATTCGCTCTGGCTATTTTCGGCATACTGACAGTCATGCTCTCAGGGGCGTATGAATTCGCCATACTGTTCGCCGTGACCATCATATCGATGCTCGCGCTCAGGGTGAATATCAACAGTTTGCTAAGGCTGTTTTTACCCGCGATACCGGTGATAGCCGTCATATCGATAGCACAGGCAGTGCTTGTAGAAGGCGGCGATGTCCTTGCGTCTTTTTGGATCGTCGATATAACTTCGACAGGCGCGGAGCTTGCCGCGGCCTCGGCGGCGAGGATGATACTGCTGTACCTGGCAGGATCCGTGGTCACCATAACAACGTCGGAGACAGAGTTCGCAGATACCGTCGAGAGATCGTTAAGGCCGCTGAGCAGGGTCACTAAGACAGAGATAGGCAGGGACATAGCGACGATGATGATGCTGGCGATCACATTTCTGCCGGTGATATACTCCGAGTATCAATCGATAAGGATGGCCCAGGAATCCAGGGGCGTGAGCTTTAAAGGACCGGTCAATGCGTTAAAGGGAATATTATCGATAACGGTCCCATTATTATATGCGTTATCTAACAGGGCTGACAGGGTAGCTATAGCGATGGAGTCGCGCTGCTACGGTATAAAAGATCCCCGACAGTATGAAAAGGCCGCAGGGGCGCCGTTTGATGCGCCGGCCCCGGTGTACCGCCGCTGA
- a CDS encoding acetate--CoA ligase family protein, with product MIFFTSDLTPLLKPRTIAVIGASGNESKWGYKVFHNIISNRYKGKAYPVNPSADEILGNKCYRSIGDVPDEIDLAVIIVPAPVALKVVDECGEKGVKTLCVITAGFSEVGPEGAKLEKILKEKVKGYGMRMLGPNTMGFVNRSIGLNASIVPRMPYRGEISFISQSGALGLALADWALGSQLGLNCIISTGNKADISEADLLEFFEEDADTWTIAMYIEGLKDGRKFMNSALKVKKPMLAIKSGVSQAGARAAASHTGSLAGSDSVYDAAFRQSGVIRVEGVEGMFDAAMALSTQPRPKGNRVAILSNGGGAAIMASDACERRGMKVPPLNKYTSAGIARLLPAFASVKNPVDTVAMSDYELYRESLKILINDDDIDCVMVIYAHGGFTDAMEPANAVVDALKEKYPKPLVACWMGGEDIESVARMFRKNRVPYYPVPERAAESLRCLIDYNNFLTARSKNDAG from the coding sequence GTGATCTTTTTTACATCCGACCTGACACCACTGCTCAAGCCCCGCACTATCGCGGTGATAGGCGCCTCCGGGAACGAGTCCAAATGGGGATATAAGGTTTTCCACAATATCATCAGTAACAGGTATAAAGGCAAAGCATACCCCGTAAACCCTTCGGCTGACGAAATTTTAGGAAATAAGTGCTATCGGTCGATAGGCGACGTGCCTGACGAGATCGACCTTGCTGTCATCATAGTGCCCGCCCCGGTAGCCCTGAAAGTCGTCGATGAGTGCGGAGAAAAAGGCGTAAAGACATTATGTGTCATAACGGCAGGATTTAGCGAAGTGGGACCTGAAGGCGCAAAACTGGAAAAGATACTTAAAGAGAAAGTGAAGGGCTACGGCATGAGGATGCTCGGCCCCAATACGATGGGTTTTGTAAACCGGAGCATAGGGCTGAACGCAAGCATCGTTCCGCGGATGCCGTACAGGGGAGAGATCTCTTTTATAAGCCAGAGCGGGGCTCTCGGGCTCGCTCTTGCAGACTGGGCTCTCGGGTCTCAGCTGGGGCTTAACTGCATCATAAGCACGGGAAACAAGGCCGACATATCCGAGGCCGACCTGCTTGAGTTTTTCGAGGAAGATGCCGATACATGGACCATAGCGATGTACATCGAAGGGCTAAAGGACGGCAGAAAGTTCATGAATTCCGCGCTAAAGGTCAAAAAGCCAATGCTCGCCATAAAGTCGGGCGTCAGCCAGGCCGGAGCACGGGCGGCAGCATCGCATACCGGCAGCCTGGCCGGTTCGGACTCGGTATATGACGCGGCATTCAGGCAAAGCGGCGTCATACGCGTGGAAGGCGTGGAAGGTATGTTCGATGCCGCAATGGCGCTGTCGACGCAGCCCCGCCCGAAAGGCAACAGGGTGGCCATACTGTCTAATGGAGGGGGAGCCGCAATAATGGCAAGCGACGCCTGTGAGCGAAGGGGCATGAAAGTCCCGCCGCTCAATAAATATACAAGCGCGGGCATCGCGAGACTGCTTCCGGCTTTCGCTTCGGTCAAAAACCCTGTCGATACTGTAGCAATGTCTGATTATGAGCTCTACAGGGAATCTCTGAAGATCCTGATAAACGATGACGACATAGACTGTGTCATGGTCATTTATGCGCACGGCGGATTTACCGACGCCATGGAGCCTGCAAATGCGGTAGTGGACGCGCTGAAGGAGAAATATCCTAAACCTCTCGTCGCCTGCTGGATGGGCGGGGAAGATATAGAGAGCGTTGCCAGGATGTTCAGGAAAAACCGCGTGCCTTATTATCCCGTTCCTGAAAGGGCCGCCGAGTCGCTCCGGTGCCTTATCGACTATAATAATTTCTTAACCGCGAGGTCTAAAAATGATGCTGGATGA
- a CDS encoding energy-coupling factor ABC transporter ATP-binding protein produces MYSPGEPGEARALNNVTLKIGNGEFVMVAGRNGSGKTTLLKCMAGFLKPKKGSVTINGVSPERCRRKVAFAVQFPERALFERTLYDDVAFGIKNMGVDKSLIGEKVLRSIASVGLDERSLDISPKELSHGQKRLAAIACVIATEPEYLFLDEPTAGLDLKGKKQVLRTLMSLNDKGMTIVVASHGLAHMLGACSRAIVMDSGSIIADDMPDSLVRYDSLESMGLPLPDTVLLSRKLEKMGLEPGNAFTPEKLADNIFAQITGRAGK; encoded by the coding sequence ATGTATAGCCCCGGCGAGCCCGGCGAAGCCCGCGCCCTGAACAACGTGACGCTTAAGATAGGCAATGGCGAGTTCGTAATGGTCGCAGGCCGTAACGGCTCGGGAAAAACCACCCTATTAAAATGCATGGCAGGATTTTTAAAGCCTAAAAAAGGGTCGGTGACGATCAACGGGGTATCTCCCGAAAGATGCCGCCGCAAGGTAGCTTTCGCAGTCCAGTTCCCGGAGCGGGCGCTCTTCGAAAGGACATTGTACGATGACGTGGCTTTCGGCATCAAGAACATGGGAGTCGATAAAAGTCTGATTGGCGAAAAGGTCTTGAGGTCTATAGCTTCAGTGGGACTTGATGAAAGATCGCTGGACATATCACCGAAGGAGCTTAGCCACGGCCAGAAAAGACTTGCCGCCATCGCATGCGTTATAGCCACGGAGCCCGAATACCTGTTTCTCGATGAGCCTACTGCAGGGCTTGACCTTAAGGGAAAGAAGCAGGTGTTGAGGACTTTAATGAGCCTCAACGATAAAGGTATGACCATAGTTGTCGCGTCCCACGGCCTTGCCCATATGCTCGGGGCTTGCAGCCGTGCCATAGTAATGGACTCCGGAAGCATTATCGCAGATGATATGCCCGATAGCCTTGTGAGATATGATAGCCTTGAATCTATGGGCTTACCGCTGCCTGATACAGTCCTTCTGTCCCGAAAACTTGAAAAAATGGGGCTCGAACCCGGAAATGCCTTTACTCCTGAAAAATTGGCCGACAATATTTTCGCACAGATAACTGGGAGGGCGGGAAAATGA
- a CDS encoding DUF1284 domain-containing protein — translation MVKKANAGDFKGIPLRAHHLLCMLGFQGVGYTAEFIKNFYKVKRMIDQNPDMEIEVVDSCDVICLACPNAQGEDCFKGGLKLDSTVKEMDRRVMNKLGIKPGDRFKAKDLYTLIKEKIRPEDFKDICRGCEWLALGFCPRGLEKLAPEQ, via the coding sequence ATGGTAAAAAAGGCAAATGCCGGGGATTTCAAAGGTATACCGCTTCGCGCCCATCATCTTTTATGTATGCTGGGCTTTCAGGGCGTAGGTTACACCGCGGAGTTCATAAAAAACTTTTATAAGGTAAAACGCATGATAGACCAGAACCCGGACATGGAGATCGAAGTAGTTGATAGCTGCGACGTTATTTGCCTTGCATGCCCTAACGCCCAGGGAGAGGATTGCTTCAAAGGCGGCCTTAAGCTTGACTCTACGGTGAAAGAGATGGACCGCAGGGTCATGAACAAGCTTGGCATAAAACCGGGAGACAGGTTCAAAGCCAAAGACCTGTACACGTTGATCAAAGAAAAGATAAGACCCGAAGATTTCAAGGACATCTGCCGCGGATGCGAATGGCTCGCGCTGGGGTTCTGCCCGAGAGGCCTTGAAAAACTCGCTCCCGAGCAATAA
- a CDS encoding sodium:solute symporter family protein codes for MAVDTLTFTAVTIIYLIALMALAYMGYKKTKEAEDFMLAGRKVHPALIALSYGATFISTSAIVGFGGTAAYFGMGLIWLTVLNIGIGILLAFVVFGKKTREIGSKLKAVTFPDLMGKIFKSRFMQYASGLIIVVGMPLYASAVLIGGARFIETTFNISYTTALLGFAIITAVYVITGGLLAVIYTDTLQGIIMLVGMTILIAFLYVNLGGITQANEALTEMAGLVPSSLAATGHTGWTSMPSAGSPIWYTLVTTIILGVGIGVLAQPQLVVRFMTAKDDRSLNRAVPIGGVFILMMTGVVFTVGALTNVYFYQKTGMLAFDAAGKNLDSIIPAYINAAMPDWFVILFMLTLLAAAMSTLSALFHTMGTALGNDLLSRAKNYRLTLWKNRAGVTFMIIVSIILAFIMPGSIIARATAMFMGLCASAFLPAFTHGLFSKNPSKRAAITSLVVGSGAWSLWTAFVHIKESEALGLCQILFGKAALLGSPWTVVDPLIIALPLAAMSLAVVWALDSYVWTKKESGSKEPAI; via the coding sequence ATGGCAGTTGATACGCTCACGTTCACAGCCGTTACCATAATTTACCTCATAGCTTTAATGGCCCTGGCATACATGGGCTATAAGAAGACTAAGGAAGCCGAAGATTTCATGCTCGCCGGCAGAAAGGTACACCCTGCACTTATTGCCTTGTCCTACGGGGCGACGTTCATAAGCACGTCGGCTATCGTCGGGTTCGGCGGTACGGCAGCGTATTTCGGCATGGGCCTGATATGGCTTACGGTGCTTAATATCGGCATAGGTATATTGCTCGCTTTCGTCGTGTTCGGGAAGAAGACACGTGAGATCGGCAGTAAATTAAAAGCAGTGACTTTCCCCGACCTTATGGGAAAGATATTCAAGTCCAGGTTCATGCAATATGCAAGCGGACTGATAATCGTCGTCGGAATGCCGCTTTACGCCTCAGCCGTACTTATCGGCGGCGCAAGGTTCATAGAGACGACCTTTAACATATCCTACACTACGGCATTACTGGGTTTTGCCATTATCACCGCAGTGTACGTCATTACCGGCGGACTGCTCGCTGTCATCTATACCGATACCTTACAGGGCATCATCATGCTCGTCGGCATGACGATCCTGATCGCTTTCCTGTATGTCAACCTCGGGGGCATCACACAGGCTAACGAAGCCCTTACGGAAATGGCCGGGCTCGTACCTTCAAGCCTTGCCGCCACCGGTCATACCGGGTGGACATCGATGCCATCCGCAGGCTCGCCGATATGGTATACTCTGGTCACGACCATCATACTCGGGGTCGGAATAGGCGTCCTGGCCCAGCCTCAGCTTGTAGTGCGCTTCATGACGGCCAAAGATGACCGGTCGCTCAACAGGGCAGTGCCCATAGGCGGCGTCTTCATACTCATGATGACCGGAGTGGTGTTCACTGTCGGAGCGCTGACGAACGTATACTTCTACCAAAAGACCGGGATGCTGGCATTTGATGCCGCAGGGAAGAACCTCGACTCTATCATTCCCGCATATATCAACGCCGCGATGCCGGACTGGTTCGTCATCCTGTTCATGCTCACGCTCCTTGCGGCGGCAATGTCCACGCTCAGCGCGTTATTCCATACTATGGGCACGGCGCTCGGCAACGATCTTCTGAGCCGCGCGAAAAATTACAGGCTTACGTTATGGAAGAACAGGGCCGGCGTCACGTTCATGATCATCGTCAGCATCATACTGGCTTTCATTATGCCCGGAAGCATCATCGCCAGGGCCACTGCAATGTTCATGGGACTATGCGCCTCTGCTTTCCTCCCTGCTTTCACACACGGCCTGTTCAGTAAAAACCCGTCCAAGAGGGCAGCCATCACCAGCCTGGTCGTCGGTTCCGGTGCCTGGTCCCTGTGGACAGCATTCGTACACATAAAAGAATCAGAAGCTCTCGGGCTATGTCAGATACTCTTCGGAAAGGCCGCGCTGCTCGGTTCTCCCTGGACTGTTGTAGACCCGCTGATAATAGCGCTGCCACTCGCAGCTATGTCACTTGCCGTAGTATGGGCGCTTGATAGCTACGTTTGGACGAAAAAAGAAAGCGGCTCCAAAGAGCCTGCCATATAA
- a CDS encoding energy-coupling factor ABC transporter ATP-binding protein, which yields MIELKNVSVSYGSKEVLKDVSLEIKKGKVIAIMGPNASGKSTMIRLMNGLLLPGSGDCLVDGINTRDDMYYARRQVGMVFQDPEDQLVSRKVLDDVAFGPKNLGFSSFESLAVAIESLSLVGLEKMADKSVHDLSGGQKQLLSIAGVLAMNPSYIAMDEPTSLLDGEGTGLVREIIGKLKSGYRGIVLVTHDPAEALLADEIFVVDNGKIAMRGTPEEIFSRHEELESIGVDVPQMLRFSKRLKKLGADTGDLWSVEGAVREICHWS from the coding sequence TTGATAGAGCTTAAAAATGTTTCAGTTTCTTACGGGAGCAAAGAGGTCCTGAAGGACGTTTCTCTTGAAATAAAGAAGGGGAAGGTCATCGCGATCATGGGACCTAACGCCTCGGGAAAAAGCACGATGATAAGGCTGATGAACGGCCTTTTATTGCCGGGCTCCGGGGATTGCCTTGTGGACGGCATCAATACCAGGGACGATATGTATTATGCGAGGCGTCAAGTTGGGATGGTATTTCAGGATCCCGAGGACCAGCTGGTATCCAGAAAAGTCCTGGACGACGTGGCGTTCGGTCCAAAGAACCTCGGGTTTTCATCATTTGAATCCCTTGCCGTGGCAATAGAATCTCTCAGTCTTGTAGGGCTTGAGAAAATGGCCGATAAGAGCGTTCATGACCTTTCCGGCGGGCAAAAGCAGCTTTTATCGATCGCAGGAGTCCTTGCAATGAACCCCTCATATATAGCCATGGACGAGCCCACATCGCTCCTTGACGGCGAAGGGACCGGGCTGGTAAGGGAAATCATCGGGAAATTAAAGAGCGGATACAGAGGGATCGTTCTTGTAACGCACGACCCTGCAGAGGCTTTGCTGGCCGATGAGATCTTCGTCGTGGATAACGGTAAAATAGCCATGCGGGGAACTCCGGAGGAGATATTTTCCCGGCATGAAGAACTTGAAAGTATAGGCGTAGACGTGCCCCAGATGTTAAGGTTCTCCAAAAGGCTGAAAAAGCTCGGAGCGGACACAGGCGACCTTTGGAGCGTTGAAGGGGCGGTGAGAGAGATTTGCCACTGGAGCTAA
- a CDS encoding DUF362 domain-containing protein, with amino-acid sequence MTSDVFFASFRARSPGENKLSKIKKLFSESGFNELIDEDDLTAIKVHFGEAGNDTFVSPIFIRPVVDRVKRNMGKPFVTDTATLYNGYRRNAVDHVTTAITHGFGFSVLDAPVIIADGLTGNDHVEVEIEKGHFKTVRIASGIHEADSMIVMSHFKGHCMAGFGGAIKNLAMGCAPPAGKLEQHCAKAMVDTDKCIGCGKCSKACEYYAIHIVDKKSRVDEEKCISCGECAAACPEYAIDFDWEKDVPVFIEKMVEYAYGAVKDKKGKAGYINFLMNITPDCDCAPFSDTPIVPDIGILASKDPVAIDKASVDLVNKQIGIQASMLACNLEEGKDKFRGLWDNVDGNRQLVYGEKIGLGSTDYRLIEI; translated from the coding sequence ATGACCAGCGATGTGTTTTTCGCGAGCTTCAGGGCAAGGTCGCCGGGAGAGAACAAGCTAAGCAAGATAAAAAAGCTATTTTCGGAGTCGGGTTTCAACGAGCTGATCGATGAGGATGATCTCACGGCCATCAAGGTCCATTTTGGCGAGGCCGGTAACGATACATTTGTAAGCCCCATCTTTATCAGGCCGGTAGTAGACAGGGTGAAGAGAAACATGGGAAAGCCGTTCGTGACCGATACGGCCACTCTCTATAACGGATACAGGCGGAACGCGGTCGACCATGTCACCACGGCAATAACTCACGGGTTCGGCTTTTCGGTGCTGGACGCGCCGGTGATAATCGCGGACGGTCTCACCGGCAATGACCATGTGGAAGTGGAGATAGAAAAAGGGCACTTTAAGACTGTCAGGATCGCCAGTGGTATCCATGAGGCAGATAGCATGATCGTCATGTCCCACTTTAAAGGGCACTGTATGGCAGGGTTCGGAGGCGCCATTAAGAACCTGGCCATGGGATGCGCTCCACCCGCAGGAAAACTTGAGCAGCATTGCGCGAAGGCCATGGTCGATACGGACAAGTGCATAGGGTGCGGGAAGTGCTCGAAGGCATGCGAATACTACGCCATACACATCGTAGACAAAAAGTCAAGGGTCGATGAAGAAAAATGCATATCCTGCGGGGAGTGTGCCGCAGCATGCCCCGAGTACGCCATAGACTTCGACTGGGAGAAGGATGTGCCCGTATTCATCGAAAAAATGGTGGAATACGCTTATGGGGCGGTAAAGGATAAAAAGGGAAAAGCAGGCTATATCAACTTCCTGATGAACATTACGCCTGACTGTGACTGCGCCCCGTTCAGTGATACGCCCATTGTTCCGGACATAGGCATACTTGCATCAAAGGACCCTGTGGCGATAGACAAAGCCAGCGTTGACCTTGTTAATAAGCAGATAGGCATTCAGGCATCGATGCTTGCCTGTAACCTTGAGGAAGGAAAGGACAAGTTCAGGGGACTGTGGGATAACGTGGATGGCAACAGACAGCTTGTGTACGGGGAAAAGATCGGTCTCGGCAGCACAGATTACCGACTGATAGAGATCTAA
- a CDS encoding acetate--CoA ligase family protein has translation MMLDELKAKSLLGDFDIPVNDGREVLDVDDAVKAAGSIGFPVAMKVLSQKISHKSDLGLVRLDISSSEGVRDAYEHILSKAKSIDPGARVVVETMAPDGTEVIVGAKRDPQFGPVILFGLGGIFVEVFKDVSLRVAPVNKKMAMNMIGGIKGYVILKGYRGKNGVDIDALADIIVKVSDLMMSRKDVQELDANPVIAYEKGAVAVDARVLLKD, from the coding sequence ATGATGCTGGATGAACTTAAAGCAAAGTCGCTGCTAGGGGATTTTGATATTCCCGTGAACGATGGCCGTGAAGTGCTTGACGTGGACGATGCGGTGAAGGCAGCCGGCAGCATCGGGTTCCCGGTGGCGATGAAAGTGTTATCCCAAAAGATCTCGCATAAGAGCGACCTGGGCCTTGTCAGGCTGGACATAAGCTCCTCGGAAGGCGTCAGGGATGCCTACGAACATATCCTATCAAAGGCAAAAAGTATCGATCCCGGGGCAAGGGTAGTCGTAGAGACCATGGCGCCTGACGGTACTGAGGTCATCGTCGGCGCAAAAAGAGACCCTCAGTTCGGCCCTGTCATACTTTTCGGGCTCGGAGGCATCTTTGTGGAAGTATTCAAGGATGTTTCCCTGAGAGTAGCACCTGTGAACAAAAAAATGGCAATGAACATGATCGGCGGGATCAAAGGATACGTCATACTTAAAGGATACAGGGGAAAAAACGGCGTAGACATTGACGCCCTGGCTGACATAATAGTCAAAGTGTCCGATCTCATGATGTCAAGGAAAGATGTCCAGGAACTGGACGCTAATCCGGTCATCGCATATGAAAAGGGTGCTGTCGCGGTCGATGCTCGCGTCCTTTTAAAAGATTAG